A single region of the Pseudomonas sp. PDM14 genome encodes:
- the eno gene encoding phosphopyruvate hydratase: MAKIVDIKGREVLDSRGNPTVEADVILENGIIGSACAPSGASTGSREALELRDGDKSRYLGKGVLKAVANINGPIRDLLLGKDAREQKALDLAMIDLDGTENKGKLGANAILAVSLAAAKAAAQAKGVPLYAHIADLNGTPGQYSMPVPMMNIINGGEHADNNVDIQEFMVQPVGAKTFSDALRMGTEIFHHLKAVLKARGLSTSVGDEGGFAPNLTSNEDALAAIAEAVANAGYKLGTDVTLALDCASSEFFEDGKYDLAGEGKVFDAAGFADYLAGLTERYPIISIEDGMDESDWAGWKVLTDKIGEKVQLVGDDLFVTNTKILKRGIDESIGNSILIKFNQIGSLTETLEAIQMAKAAGYTAVISHRSGETEDSTIADLAVGTAAGQIKTGSLCRSDRVSKYNQLLRIEEQLAGKAPYKGRAEFRG, from the coding sequence ATGGCAAAAATCGTCGACATCAAGGGCCGTGAGGTTCTCGACTCCCGTGGCAACCCCACTGTAGAAGCCGATGTAATCCTCGAAAACGGCATCATCGGCAGCGCCTGTGCGCCGTCCGGTGCTTCCACCGGTTCGCGCGAAGCGCTCGAACTGCGTGATGGCGACAAGAGCCGTTACCTAGGCAAGGGCGTGTTGAAAGCCGTGGCCAACATCAATGGCCCGATTCGCGACCTGCTGCTGGGCAAAGACGCCCGTGAGCAGAAAGCCCTCGACCTGGCCATGATCGACCTGGACGGCACCGAGAACAAAGGCAAGCTGGGCGCCAACGCCATCCTCGCCGTGTCCCTGGCCGCCGCCAAGGCTGCCGCTCAGGCCAAGGGCGTGCCGCTGTACGCGCACATCGCCGACCTCAATGGCACGCCGGGTCAGTACTCCATGCCGGTGCCGATGATGAACATCATCAACGGCGGCGAGCACGCCGATAACAACGTCGACATCCAGGAGTTCATGGTTCAGCCGGTTGGCGCCAAGACCTTCTCCGACGCGCTGCGCATGGGCACCGAGATCTTCCATCACCTGAAAGCCGTGCTGAAGGCCCGTGGCCTGAGCACGTCCGTCGGTGACGAAGGTGGCTTCGCGCCGAACCTGACCTCCAACGAAGACGCCCTGGCCGCTATCGCCGAAGCCGTGGCCAATGCCGGCTACAAACTGGGTACTGACGTGACCCTGGCCCTGGACTGCGCCTCTTCCGAGTTCTTCGAAGACGGCAAGTACGACCTGGCCGGTGAAGGCAAGGTGTTCGACGCCGCCGGTTTTGCCGACTACCTGGCCGGCCTGACCGAGCGCTACCCGATCATCTCCATCGAAGACGGCATGGACGAGTCCGACTGGGCTGGCTGGAAAGTCCTCACCGACAAGATCGGCGAGAAGGTGCAACTGGTGGGCGACGACCTGTTCGTGACCAACACCAAGATCCTCAAGCGTGGCATCGATGAGTCCATCGGTAACTCGATCCTGATCAAGTTCAACCAGATCGGTTCGCTGACCGAAACCCTGGAAGCCATCCAGATGGCCAAGGCCGCCGGCTACACCGCCGTGATCTCGCACCGTTCCGGTGAAACCGAAGACAGCACCATCGCCGACCTGGCCGTGGGCACCGCTGCTGGCCAGATCAAGACCGGCTCCCTGTGCCGCTCCGACCGCGTGTCCAAGTACAACCAGCTGCTGCGCATCGAAGAGCAACTGGCTGGCAAGGCACCGTACAAGGGCCGCGCCGAGTTCCGCGGCTGA
- the kdsA gene encoding 3-deoxy-8-phosphooctulonate synthase, which yields MTQKIIRVGDIEIANDKPFVLFGGINVLESRDLAMQACEEYVRVTEKLGIPYVFKASFDKANRSSVTSFRGPGLEEGLKIFEDVKKAFGVPVITDVHEPYQAAPVAEVCDIIQLPAFLSRQTDLVVAMAKTNAVINIKKAQFLAPQEMKHILTKCEEAGNDQLILCERGSSFGYNNLVVDMLGFGIMKQFNYPVFFDVTHALQMPGGRSDSAGGRRAQVTDLAKAGMSQGLAGLFLEAHPDPNNAKCDGPCALRLDKLEPFLTQLKQLDDLIKSFAPIETA from the coding sequence ATGACCCAGAAGATCATCCGTGTCGGCGACATCGAGATCGCCAACGACAAGCCCTTCGTGCTGTTCGGTGGCATCAACGTCCTCGAGTCGCGCGACCTGGCCATGCAGGCCTGCGAAGAATACGTGCGCGTGACCGAGAAGCTCGGCATTCCCTACGTGTTCAAGGCCAGCTTCGACAAGGCCAACCGTTCCTCCGTCACCTCCTTCCGCGGCCCAGGCCTGGAAGAGGGGCTGAAGATCTTTGAAGACGTGAAGAAGGCTTTCGGCGTGCCGGTGATCACCGATGTCCACGAGCCGTACCAGGCCGCGCCGGTGGCCGAGGTCTGCGACATCATCCAGCTGCCGGCCTTCCTCTCGCGGCAGACCGACCTGGTGGTGGCGATGGCCAAGACCAACGCCGTGATCAACATCAAGAAGGCCCAGTTCCTCGCGCCGCAGGAGATGAAGCACATCCTGACCAAATGCGAAGAAGCGGGTAACGACCAGTTGATTCTCTGCGAGCGCGGTTCCTCCTTCGGTTACAACAACCTGGTAGTGGACATGCTCGGCTTCGGCATCATGAAGCAGTTCAACTACCCGGTGTTTTTCGACGTCACCCACGCCCTGCAGATGCCGGGCGGCCGTTCTGATTCTGCTGGCGGCCGTCGTGCCCAGGTCACCGACCTGGCCAAGGCCGGCATGAGCCAGGGCCTGGCGGGTCTGTTCCTCGAGGCCCACCCGGACCCGAACAACGCCAAGTGCGATGGCCCGTGCGCGTTGCGTCTGGACAAGCTGGAACCCTTCCTCACCCAGCTCAAGCAGCTGGATGACCTGATCAAGAGCTTTGCGCCAATCGAGACTGCTTAA
- a CDS encoding CTP synthase, producing the protein MTRYIFVTGGVVSSLGKGIASASLAAILEARGLKVTMLKLDPYINVDPGTMSPFQHGEVFVTHDGAETDLDLGHYERFIRTTMTQNNNFTTGRVYEDVLRRERRGDYLGATIQVIPHITDEIKRRIIKGAGDADVAMVEIGGTVGDIESQPFLEAIRQLRVEVGAKRAMLMHLTLVPYIATAGETKTKPTQHSVKELRSIGLQPDVLICRSDHEVDLSSRRKIALFTNVEERAVIGLEDVDTIYKIPSVLHAQGLDDFVVERFALQCGPADLSEWDRVVDAKLNPEKEVTIAMVGKYMELLDAYKSLIEAMSHAGIQNRTKVNLRYIDSEDIENQGVSLLEGVDAILVPGGFGLRGVEGKIKTVQYARENKIPYLGICLGMQVAVIEYARNVLGWKDANSTEFDQNSGHPVVGLITEWQDATGATEVRTDASDLGGTMRLGAQDCQLEAGSLVRGCYEKDVIVERHRHRYEVNNNLLPQLIEAGLKISGRSGDGALVEVVEAPDHPWFVACQFHPEFTSTPRDGHPLFSGFVNAALAQKARKA; encoded by the coding sequence ATGACGCGCTACATCTTCGTCACGGGTGGTGTTGTTTCTTCATTGGGGAAAGGCATCGCCTCGGCATCACTGGCGGCCATCCTGGAGGCGCGGGGCCTGAAGGTCACCATGCTCAAACTGGACCCCTACATTAACGTCGATCCGGGCACCATGAGCCCGTTCCAGCACGGCGAGGTGTTCGTCACCCACGACGGCGCCGAGACCGACCTCGACCTGGGCCACTATGAGCGGTTCATCCGCACCACGATGACCCAGAACAACAACTTCACCACCGGCCGCGTCTATGAAGACGTGCTGCGCCGCGAGCGCCGTGGTGATTACTTGGGTGCGACCATCCAGGTCATTCCGCACATCACCGACGAGATCAAGCGCCGCATCATCAAGGGTGCCGGCGACGCTGACGTGGCGATGGTCGAGATCGGCGGCACGGTTGGCGACATCGAGTCTCAGCCGTTCCTCGAAGCGATCCGCCAGCTGCGTGTCGAAGTCGGCGCCAAGCGCGCGATGCTGATGCACCTGACCCTGGTGCCGTACATCGCCACTGCGGGCGAGACCAAGACCAAGCCGACCCAGCACTCGGTGAAAGAGCTGCGCTCTATCGGCCTGCAGCCGGACGTGCTGATCTGCCGCTCCGACCATGAAGTCGACCTGTCCTCGCGGCGCAAGATCGCCCTGTTCACCAACGTCGAAGAGCGTGCGGTGATCGGTCTGGAAGACGTCGATACCATCTACAAGATTCCGTCGGTGCTGCACGCACAGGGCCTGGACGACTTCGTCGTCGAGCGCTTTGCCCTGCAGTGCGGCCCGGCCGACCTCTCCGAGTGGGATCGCGTGGTCGATGCCAAGCTGAACCCGGAGAAGGAAGTCACCATCGCCATGGTCGGCAAGTACATGGAGCTGCTGGACGCGTACAAGTCGCTGATCGAAGCGATGAGTCACGCCGGTATCCAGAACCGCACCAAGGTCAACCTGCGCTACATCGACTCCGAAGACATCGAGAACCAGGGCGTGTCCCTGCTCGAAGGCGTCGACGCCATCCTGGTCCCGGGCGGCTTCGGCCTGCGCGGCGTAGAAGGCAAGATCAAGACCGTGCAATACGCCCGCGAGAACAAGATCCCGTACCTGGGTATCTGCCTCGGCATGCAGGTCGCGGTGATCGAGTACGCCCGTAATGTGCTGGGCTGGAAAGACGCCAACTCCACCGAGTTCGACCAGAACAGCGGTCACCCGGTGGTTGGTCTGATCACCGAATGGCAGGACGCCACCGGCGCCACCGAAGTGCGCACCGACGCCTCCGACCTCGGCGGCACCATGCGTCTGGGGGCGCAGGACTGCCAGCTGGAAGCCGGTTCGCTGGTGCGTGGCTGCTACGAGAAGGATGTCATCGTCGAGCGCCACCGCCACCGTTACGAAGTGAACAACAACCTGCTGCCGCAGCTGATCGAGGCGGGCCTGAAGATTTCCGGCCGCTCCGGCGACGGCGCTTTGGTCGAAGTGGTCGAGGCGCCGGATCATCCGTGGTTCGTCGCCTGTCAGTTCCACCCGGAATTCACCTCCACCCCGCGTGACGGTCATCCGCTGTTCAGTGGTTTCGTCAATGCGGCACTGGCCCAGAAGGCGCGCAAGGCATGA
- the tilS gene encoding tRNA lysidine(34) synthetase TilS: protein MSDLLSRLLSALQPWRQAPAWRIALSGGLDSSVLLHLLASLARRHALPPLSAIHVHHGLQAVADSWPAHCQRLCAQLGVPLQIEYVQVAGGASIERAAREARYAAFRQITQAGEVLLLAQHRDDQAETLLFRLLRGAGVRGLAAMPRQRELGQGVLLRPLLDVPRAELEAYAQAHELGWIEDPSNTDMQLSRNFLRHQALPLLARYWPQASANLARTAEHLREAQQLLDELAQADLATVAAPSEFAWLGLPSLALEQLRELSPARQRNALRHWLAPLTELPNSDHWAGWGDLRDAQSDRAPIWRLARGELHRADGRLWWLGGEWLQPVSEPVMWVDLALPLALPGNGRLHLQGQLPDSVVQVRYRQGGEVMVLPQRGHRDLKRLLNERRIPAFVRARLPLLYVDDQLLAVANLPGLDGVQVGEWQLRWSPPTNDQGLS, encoded by the coding sequence ATGAGTGATCTCCTATCCCGACTGCTGAGCGCGCTGCAACCCTGGCGCCAGGCGCCTGCCTGGCGCATTGCGCTGTCCGGCGGACTGGATTCCAGCGTGCTGCTGCATCTGCTCGCCAGCCTGGCACGCCGGCACGCGTTGCCGCCCTTGTCGGCAATCCATGTGCACCATGGCTTGCAGGCGGTGGCGGACAGCTGGCCGGCGCATTGCCAGCGGTTGTGCGCGCAGCTCGGCGTGCCGCTGCAGATCGAGTACGTGCAGGTTGCAGGCGGTGCCAGTATCGAACGCGCCGCGCGTGAGGCGCGTTACGCGGCGTTCCGTCAGATCACGCAGGCCGGCGAGGTGCTGCTGCTGGCCCAGCACCGCGACGATCAGGCCGAGACGCTGTTGTTCCGTCTGCTGCGCGGCGCCGGTGTGCGTGGGTTGGCGGCAATGCCGCGACAGCGTGAGCTGGGGCAGGGTGTTCTACTGCGCCCATTGCTGGATGTACCTCGCGCCGAACTCGAGGCTTATGCCCAGGCGCATGAACTGGGATGGATCGAGGACCCTTCCAATACCGACATGCAGCTGTCGCGTAATTTTCTCCGTCACCAGGCGTTACCGCTGCTTGCCCGGTATTGGCCGCAAGCCTCGGCCAATCTGGCGCGCACGGCGGAACATCTGCGCGAAGCGCAGCAACTGCTCGATGAGCTGGCCCAGGCCGACCTCGCGACGGTCGCTGCGCCCAGCGAGTTTGCCTGGCTCGGCCTGCCGTCACTGGCGCTGGAGCAGTTGCGCGAGCTGTCGCCGGCCAGGCAGCGCAATGCCTTGCGCCATTGGCTGGCGCCACTCACGGAGTTGCCCAACAGCGACCACTGGGCCGGCTGGGGCGATCTGCGCGATGCGCAGTCGGACCGTGCGCCGATCTGGCGTCTCGCTCGCGGCGAGCTGCACCGCGCCGACGGACGGTTGTGGTGGCTCGGCGGCGAATGGCTGCAGCCGGTCAGCGAGCCCGTAATGTGGGTCGACCTTGCTCTGCCACTGGCGCTTCCAGGCAATGGTCGGTTGCACCTGCAGGGTCAGCTTCCAGATAGCGTGGTGCAGGTGCGTTATCGCCAGGGCGGCGAGGTGATGGTGTTGCCGCAGCGGGGCCATCGGGACCTCAAGCGCCTGCTCAACGAGCGGCGCATCCCCGCGTTTGTGCGCGCGCGTCTGCCCCTGCTCTACGTGGATGACCAACTGCTGGCCGTGGCCAATCTGCCGGGGCTGGACGGTGTGCAGGTTGGCGAATGGCAGCTGCGCTGGTCGCCACCGACGAACGACCAAGGTTTGAGCTGA
- the accA gene encoding acetyl-CoA carboxylase carboxyl transferase subunit alpha translates to MNPNFLDFEQPIADLQAKIEELRLVGNDNALNISDEISRLQDKSRSLTESIFGNLSSWQISQLSRHPRRPYTLDYIEHIFTEFDELHGDRHFSDDAALVGGVARLADEPVMIIGHQKGREVREKVRRNFGMPRPEGYRKACRLMEMAERFKLPILTFIDTPGAYPGIDAEERNQSEAIAWNLRVMSRLKTPIIATVIGEGGSGGALAIGVCDQLNMLQYSTYSVISPEGCASILWKTAEKAPDAAEAMGITAERLKGLGIVDQVIGEPLGGAHRDPATAAASIRENLLTQLKGLRELETGALLERRYQRLMSYGIA, encoded by the coding sequence ATGAACCCGAACTTCCTCGATTTCGAACAGCCGATCGCCGACCTGCAAGCCAAGATCGAAGAATTGCGCTTGGTCGGTAACGACAATGCGCTGAACATCAGCGACGAAATTTCCCGTCTGCAGGACAAGAGCCGTTCCCTGACCGAAAGCATTTTCGGCAACCTCAGCAGCTGGCAGATCTCCCAGCTCTCGCGGCACCCGCGCCGCCCGTACACCCTGGATTACATCGAGCACATCTTCACCGAGTTCGACGAGCTGCATGGCGACCGTCACTTCTCCGACGATGCCGCGCTGGTCGGTGGTGTGGCCCGTCTCGCCGACGAGCCGGTGATGATCATCGGCCACCAGAAAGGCCGCGAAGTGCGCGAGAAGGTGCGCCGCAACTTCGGCATGCCGCGCCCCGAAGGCTACCGCAAGGCCTGCCGGCTGATGGAAATGGCCGAGCGCTTCAAGCTGCCGATCCTGACCTTTATCGACACCCCCGGTGCTTACCCGGGCATCGATGCCGAGGAACGCAACCAGAGCGAGGCCATCGCCTGGAACCTGCGCGTGATGTCGCGCCTGAAAACCCCGATCATCGCCACGGTGATCGGCGAGGGCGGTTCCGGTGGCGCGCTGGCCATCGGAGTCTGCGATCAGTTGAACATGCTGCAGTACTCCACCTACTCGGTGATCTCGCCGGAAGGCTGTGCCTCGATCCTGTGGAAGACCGCCGAGAAGGCGCCGGACGCCGCCGAGGCCATGGGCATCACCGCCGAGCGCCTGAAAGGCCTGGGCATCGTCGATCAGGTGATCGGCGAGCCGCTGGGTGGCGCTCACCGCGATCCGGCCACTGCCGCCGCTAGCATCCGCGAGAATCTGCTGACTCAGCTCAAGGGCCTGCGCGAACTGGAAACCGGTGCGCTGCTGGAGCGCCGTTACCAGCGCCTGATGAGCTACGGCATCGCCTGA